In Cellulomonas wangsupingiae, the genomic window CGACCGCTGCAGCCGTGGAGGACCCGCCGTGACGTATGTGATCGCCGAACCCTGCGTGGACGTCAAGGACAAGGCGTGCATCGAGGAGTGTCCGGTCGACTGCATCTACGAGGGCAAGCGGTCCTTGTACATCCAGCCGGACGAGTGCGTGGACTGCGGCGCCTGCGAGCCGGTGTGCCCGGTCGAGGCCATCTACTACGAGGACGACGTGCCGGAGCAGTGGGCGCCGTACTACGAGGCCAACGTGCACTTCTTCGACGAGATCGGCTCTCCGGGCGGTGCGGCGAAGATGGGGCAGATCGAGCACGACCACCCGATCATCGCCACGCTGCCGCTGCGCGTGAACGGCGAGTGAGCGCGCGACGTCGGGCGACGGCGGACACGTGGGCCTGCTGACCGGCGCGCTGCCCGAGTTCCCGTGGGACTCGCTCGTACCCGTCGCCGAGCGTGCCCGCGCGTACCCGGGCGGTCTCGTCGACCTGTCCGTCGGCACGCCCGTGGACCCGACGCCCCCGCTGGTGCGCGACGCGCTCGCGGCGGCGGCGGACGCACCGGGCTACCCGACGACGCACGGCACGCGCGCGCTGCGCGAGTCCGTGGTCGCGTGGTTCGCGCGGCGGCGCGGAGTGCCGGGGCTCGACCCCGACGCGGTGCTCCCGACGCTCGGGTCCAAGGAGCTGGTGGCGTTCCTGCCGTCGCTGCTGGGCCTGGGTGCCGGTGACGTGGTGCTCCACCCGGCGACGGCGTACCCGACGTACGACGTGGGGGCGCGGCTGGCAGGTGCGCTCCCGCTGCCGACGGACGACCCCGCGGCGGTGCTCGCGCACCGCGACGACGTGCGGCTGGTCTGGCTGAACTCCCCGGGCAACCCCGACGGGTCGGTGCTCGGGGTCGAGCAGCTGCGGGCGGTCGTGGACGCCGCACGTGCCGCGTCCGCGCGCACGGGGCGCCCCGTGGTCGTCGCCTCGGACGAGTGCTACGCCGAGCTCGCGTGGGACGAGCCGTGGGCCGGGCAGGGCGTGCCGAGCGTGCTGGACCCGCGGGTGACCCGCGGTGACCGCACGGACCTGCTGGCGGTGTACTCGCTGTCCAAGCAGTCCAACCTCGCGGGCTACCGCGCCGCCTTCGTCGCGGGCGACCGCGCGCTGGTGGCGCGGCTCCTGGAGACCCGCAAGCACGCGGGCATGATCGTGCCTGCGCCGGTGCAGGCCGCGATGGTCGCCGCGTTGGACGACGACGCGCACGTCGCCGAGCAGCGCGAGCGGTACCGGCGTCGCCGGACCGCGCTGCGTGCCGGGCTGGAGCAGGCCGGGTACGTGGTCGACCGCTCGCACGCCGGCCTGTACCTGTGGGTGCGGCCGGACGGCGCACCCCAGGACGGGTGGACGACCGTGCGGGACCTCGCCGAGCTGGGCCTGCTGGTGGCGCCGGGGTCGTTCTACGGCGACGCCGCGGCCGGCCACGTGCGGGTGGCCCTCACGGCCACCGACGAGCAGGTCGCGGAGGCGGCGGCGCGCCTGTCGGGCGCGTAGGCCACGTCCTGCGGGCGCGGAGGCCACATCCGGCGCGCGTGGCCTGGTCGCCGCGTCCCGGCAGGACGTACATTGGCGACACCGGCTGTGAGGAACCTCACATACGGGCCAAGGGTCCGTCGCACATTGGTCAAGATGCCGGTACCGCAGGTACCGTCGCTGCGGGCCGACGAGGGTCATCACCGCGCGGCCACCCATGGACCCGCGCGGCGAACCGCCGGGGCCGGATGGACTGCTCATCGGCGCAAGAAGGGACACCCATGTCGGACGTCGTCGTCACTGCTCCGGTGCAAGCCCCCGTCCAGCTCGTCGTCGACGGGCAGGCGCGTGACCTGCCCGTGGTGCCCGCCTCCGAGGGCAACGACGGCATCGTCGTCTCCTCGCTCCTGCGCGACACGGGCATGGTGACGGTCGACCCGGGGTTCATGAACACCGCCTCGTGCGAGTCGCAGATCACCTACATCGACGGCGACGCGGGCATCCTGCGCTACCGCGGGTACCCGATCGAGCAGCTCGCCGAGCACTCGTCCTTCCTCGAGGTCGCGTACCTGCTCATCAACGGCGAGCTGCCGACGCCCGAGGCGCTGAGCGCCTTCGAGCAGCGCGTGAACCGGCACACGCTGGTGCACGAGGACTTCCGCACGTTCATGGGGACGTTCCCGCGCAACGCGCACCCGATGGCCGTCATGGCCTCGGCTCTGAACGCGCTGTCGACGTTCTACCCGGAGTCGCTCGACCCGTTCGACCCCGAGACGATCGAGCTGGCCACGGTCCTGATCCTCGCGAAGACGCGCACGATCACGTCGTACGTGCACCGCGCCTCGAAGGGCGAGCCGCTGCTGTACCCGGACTACTCGCGCGGGTACGTGGAGGACTTCCTGCGCATGACGTTCGCGGTGCCGTACCAGCAGTGGGACCCGGACCCGACCGTCGTCAACGCGCTCGACAAGCTGCTCATCCTGCACGCCGACCACGAGCAGAACTGCTCGACGTCGACGGTCCGCGTCGTCGGGTCGAGCCAGGCGAACATCTACGCGTCGGTCGCGGCCGGCATCAACGCCCTGTCCGGCCCGCTGCACGGCGGCGCCAACGAGGCCGTGCTGCGGATGCTCGACCAGATCAAGGCCAACGGCGGGGACGCGACGGCCTTCATGCGGCGCGTGAAGAACAAGGAGGACGGCGTCCGGCTCATGGGCTTCGGCCACCGGGTCTACAAGAACTACGACCCGCGCGCGGCGATCGTCAAGCAGAGCGCCCACGAGGTCCTGACGGCGCTGGGCAGCACGGACGAGCTGCTCGACATCGCGATGGGTCTCGAGGAGATCGCCCTCTCGGACGACTACTTCATCTCCCGCAAGCTGTACCCCAACGTGGACTTCTACACCGGCCTGATCTACAAGGCGATGGGCTTCTCGGACCAGATGTTCACGCCCCTGTTCGCCCTGGGGCGGATGCCCGGCTGGATCGCGCAGTGGCGCGAGATGATGAACGACCCGCAGACCAAGATCGGCCGCCCGCGCCAGGTGTACACCGGCGCGACCGAGCGCGCGTACGTGCCCGTCGAGCGTCGCTGACCCGGCACCGGGCCCTGCCCGGGGGCGGGATCAGCCGGCGACGGTGAGGCGGACCTGCCCCGCGGGCAGCGGGGCGGTGCCGGTCGGCTGCCACGTCGGCTCGGCGCGCGTCCACGTGACGTCGCCGACCGTGACGGACTCCACGTCGACGGCCCAGGCCACGGCGACCGACCACTGTGCGAGGGACCAGCCGGCGCGTACCGGGTCCTCGACGGGCAGGGCCGTGCCGGGCAGGTCGATCGTCGAGCGGCCCGCCTCGTCGGGCAGGGCGACCCCCACGGCGACGTCACCGAGGTCGCGGGTGATGCGGGCGAGCACGGGCCCCGTGCCCCCGGGCTCGTCGACGGGGTCCAGCGTGCAGCGCAGGGCGGCCGGCGAGTGCCCCGTGAGGGCCGACGCCCATGCCCGGGCGCGCACCTCGTGCTGCGCGTACGCGTCGGGGAAGCCGCTGCGCTGCACCGCCTGGGCGGCCTCCGTGACGGCCATGTCCTGGTAGCCGGGCACCTTCTCCAGGCCCTCGAAGAACTTCGTCGTCGAGTACACCGGGTCCATGATCTGCTCGACGGTGCCCCAGCCCTGCGACGGGCGCTGCTGGTACAGGCCGACCGAGTCACGGTCGCCGTAGTCGATGTTCTCCAGGCGCGACTCCTGCAGCGCCGTCGCGATCCCGATCGTCACGGCGCGCGCCGGCAGCCCTCGGCGCGTCGCCACGGCCGCCGCGAGCGCCGCGTGCTGCGCCTGGTCCGGGCTCAGGCTCCAGTCCGTGCCGTCGAGGTGAGCGAAGCACCGCTCCGCCACGGCGGCCGGTGGCCGTCGCTCGAGCAGCGCCACGACGGCGGTGACGGCGACCGCCACCAGCACGACCACGAGCGCGGCCACCACGAGTGCCGGCAGGCAGCCGCGGCGTCGTCGTCGTGGCACGGTTCAGTTCGCGTGCAGGGCGGAGTTGAGGTGGACGCCCGCTCCCGACCGGGCGACGGCCTCGACCTCACCGGTGCGCGAGTTGCGCCGGAACAGCACGTTGTCGGCGCCCGCGAGCACGCGGGCCTTGACGACGCGTGCGTCCCCGTCGTCCACCGCGCCGTCGACGTCGAAGCCCACGAGCCGCACCTTGGTGCCGGCGGTCACGTAGAGGCCCGCCTCGACGACGCAGTCGTCACCCAGCGGGATGCCCAGGCCCGAGTTGGCGCCGAGCAGCGACCGCTGCCCGATCGAGACGACCTCGCGGCCCCCGCCCGACAGGGTGCCCATGATCGAGGCGCCACCGCCCACGTCCGAGCCGTCCCCGACGACGACGCCGGCCGAGATCCGGCCCTCGACCATCGACGTGCCGAGCGTCCCGGCGTTGAAGTTGACGAAGCCCTCGTGCATCACGGTGGTGCCCGGCGCCAGGTGCGCACCGAGGCGCACGCGGTCCGCGTCCGCGATGCGGACGCCCGACGGCAGCACGTAGTCGACCATCCGCGGGAACTTGTCGACGCCGTGCACGGTGACCGGTGTGCCCGTCGCCGCGCGCAGCCGCAGCCGCGTCGTCTCGAACCCCTCGACCGCGCACGGGCCGCGGTCGGTCCACACGACGTTGGGGAGCACCCCGAAGAGGCCGTCGAGGTTCTGCCCGTGGGGCGCGACGAGCCGGTGGGACAGCAGGTGCAGGCGCAGGTAGGCGTCGGCGGTGCCGGCGGGCGGCGCGTCGAGGTCGATCCTCGTCGCGACGAGCGTGACGCGCACGGCGCGCGCGGCGTCGGCGCGCTCGCACGCGACGAGCCCGGCGGGTGCGTGCTCGCGCACGGACGCGGGGTCGTCGAGGTCGAGCGTGGCGGGCGGGGCGCCGAGGGCCGGCTCGGGGTACCAGACGTCGAGCGTCGTGCCGGCGTCGGTGACGGTGGCCAGGCCGAGGCCCCAGGCCGTGCGGTCGGTCATGGCTCCCAAGCCTACGTCGCGGACGGCCGCGGTCCGTGATCGCGTCCGCCCGCGTAGGGTCGGTCGCGTGGCCGCCGAGGAGCTCCTGGACCTGTCCGCCGACGTCGTGACGCTGACGCGTCAGGTGTGCGACGTCCCCTCCGTCAGCGGCGACGAGACGCGGCTGGCCGACGCGGTGGAGGCGGCGCTGCGGGCGCACCCCCACCTGGAGGTGCTGCGCGACGGCGACGCCGTGGTGGCGCGCACGCACCTGGGCCGCGAGCGCCGCGTCGTCGTCGCCGGGCACCTCGACACCGTGCCCCTCGCGGGGAACCTGCCCACGCGCCTCGAGGGCGACGTGCTGTGGGGTCGCGGCACGGTCGACATGAAGGGCGGGGTCGCCGTCGAGCTCTCGCTCGCGGCCACGCTGACGGCACCGGTGCACGACGTGACGTGGGTGTTCTACGACCACGAGGAGGTCGACGCCGAGCTCAACGGGCTCGGCCGGCTCGTGGCGCGGCACCCGGACTGGCTGGCCGCCGACTTCGCGGTGCTGGGCGAGCCGAGCGACGGCGGGCTCGAGGGCGGGTGCAACGGCACCCTGCGCGTGGAGGTGCGCCTCAGCGGCGTCGCGGCGCACTCGGCGCGCGCGTGGGTCGGCGTGAACGCGGTGCACGCCGCCGGCGAGGTGCTGCGCCGCCTGGAGGCGTACGAGCCCGCGACGGTCGAGGTGGACGGGCTGGCGTACCGCGAGGGCCTCAACGCCGTGCGCATCACCGGTGGCGTGGCGACCAACGTCATCCCGGACGCCTGCGTGGTCACCGTCAACTACCGGTTCGCGCCGTCGCGCACCGTCGACGAGGCGGTCGCCCACGTGCGCGAGCTGTTCGCCGGCTACGACGTGGTGGTCACCGACGCGGCCGCCGGTGCCCGGCCAGGGCTCGACGCGCCCGCCGCGCAGGAGTTCGCCGCCGCCGTGCTCGCCGTCACCGGTGGCCGCCCGGCCCCGAAGTACGGCTGGACGGACGTCGCCCGCTTCAGCGCGCTCGGTGTGCCCGCGGTGAACTTCGGCCCCGGCGACCCTCTGCTGGCGCACAAGGACGACGAGCGCGTGCCGGTCGCGCAGATCGAGCTGTGCCACCGCGCGCTGCGCGCGTGGCTCACGGGCGCGCAGCCCGAGGACCTCCCGCTGGGTACGGCCTGACACGTCCGGGTGGCGGGGCGCCGCGGGCGCCGCGGACGCGTCCTAGGCTCGGAGGATGACTCCTGACGACACGTCGGCACCGGCGCCGGAGTACCGCCGCGGTCCGGTGCTGCTGCGCCGCGACCAGATCCCGGCCACCACCTCCGACCAGCGGCTGCTGGCACGCCCCTCCACCGCGACCTGGCTGCACGACGACCCGTGGCGCGTCATGCGCATCCAGAGCGAGTTCGTCGAGGGCTTCGGTGCGCTGGCCGAGGTGGGGCCGGCGGTCAGCGTCTTCGGCTCCGCGCGCGTGCAGCCCGACGACCCGTACTACGCGATGGCGCAGGACGTGGCGCGCGAGCTCGTCGAGGCCGGCTACGCCGTCATCACCGGCGGCGGCCCCGGGATCATGGAGGCCGCGAACAAGGGCGCCACCGAGGCGGACGGGCTGTCCGTCGGGCTCGGCATCGAGCTGCCGTTCGAGCAGGGCATGAACCCGTGGGTCGACCTGGGGGTCAACTTCCGCTACTTCTTCGCCCGCAAGACGATGTTCGTCAAGTACTCGGAGGGCTTCGTCGTCCTGCCGGGCGGGTTCGGCACCTTCGACGAGCTGTTCGAGGCGCTCACGCTCGTGCAGACGCACAAGGTGACGGGCTTCCCGATCGTCCTGCTCGGTGCGGACTACTGGACGGGCCTGCTCACGTGGCTGCGCGACACCGTCCACCCGCAGGGCATGATCGCGGCCGCCGACATCGACCTGCTGCAGATCGCGTCGTCCGCGCAGGAGGCGGTGGAGATCGTGGTGCGGCGCGGTGCCGAGCTCCGCGCCGAGGAGCAGGCCGCCGTGCGCGCCGCCGCACGCGACCAGCGCGCGGCCGCCGCGGCGGGCGACGGGCGGTCCCGCCCTGCCCGGACGGCCGACGGCCGGGACGACGACGCACCTGCCGAGGCGCTCACGGACGGCGGGTGGTGACGAGCGGGCCACTGCCCGGCGTCCCGGCCGGTGCCACCCCGCTGCGCCTGCGCGGACGCACGTTCGGCGACGGCCACCCGGTGGTCGTCGCCGTGGTCAACCGCACCCCGGACTCCTTCTACGCGCCCGCGCGCCACGGTGCCGGCACGGTCGACGCGGCGGTGGACCGTGCGGTCGAGGAGGGCGCCGACGTCCTCGACATCGGGGGCGTGCGCGCCGGGCGCGGTCCCGCCGTCGACGAGGCGGAGGAGATCGCCCGCGTCGTGCCCGTGGTCGAGCGGGTCCGCACGCGTCATCCGGACCTGCTGGTCAGCGTCGACACGTGGCGGTCGGGGGTCGCCCGCGCCGCGGCCGACGCGGGCGCCGACCTGCTGAACGACACGTGGGCCGGCCACGACCCCGCGCTCGTCGAGGTCGCCGCCGAGCGAGGCCTCGGCGTGGTGTGCTCGCACACGGGCGGGGCCGCACCGCGCAGCGACCCGCTGCGGGTCACGTACCCCGCGCCTGCGGGCACGGAC contains:
- the fdxA gene encoding ferredoxin produces the protein MTYVIAEPCVDVKDKACIEECPVDCIYEGKRSLYIQPDECVDCGACEPVCPVEAIYYEDDVPEQWAPYYEANVHFFDEIGSPGGAAKMGQIEHDHPIIATLPLRVNGE
- the dapC gene encoding succinyldiaminopimelate transaminase; translated protein: MGLLTGALPEFPWDSLVPVAERARAYPGGLVDLSVGTPVDPTPPLVRDALAAAADAPGYPTTHGTRALRESVVAWFARRRGVPGLDPDAVLPTLGSKELVAFLPSLLGLGAGDVVLHPATAYPTYDVGARLAGALPLPTDDPAAVLAHRDDVRLVWLNSPGNPDGSVLGVEQLRAVVDAARAASARTGRPVVVASDECYAELAWDEPWAGQGVPSVLDPRVTRGDRTDLLAVYSLSKQSNLAGYRAAFVAGDRALVARLLETRKHAGMIVPAPVQAAMVAALDDDAHVAEQRERYRRRRTALRAGLEQAGYVVDRSHAGLYLWVRPDGAPQDGWTTVRDLAELGLLVAPGSFYGDAAAGHVRVALTATDEQVAEAAARLSGA
- a CDS encoding citrate synthase, whose protein sequence is MSDVVVTAPVQAPVQLVVDGQARDLPVVPASEGNDGIVVSSLLRDTGMVTVDPGFMNTASCESQITYIDGDAGILRYRGYPIEQLAEHSSFLEVAYLLINGELPTPEALSAFEQRVNRHTLVHEDFRTFMGTFPRNAHPMAVMASALNALSTFYPESLDPFDPETIELATVLILAKTRTITSYVHRASKGEPLLYPDYSRGYVEDFLRMTFAVPYQQWDPDPTVVNALDKLLILHADHEQNCSTSTVRVVGSSQANIYASVAAGINALSGPLHGGANEAVLRMLDQIKANGGDATAFMRRVKNKEDGVRLMGFGHRVYKNYDPRAAIVKQSAHEVLTALGSTDELLDIAMGLEEIALSDDYFISRKLYPNVDFYTGLIYKAMGFSDQMFTPLFALGRMPGWIAQWREMMNDPQTKIGRPRQVYTGATERAYVPVERR
- the dapD gene encoding 2,3,4,5-tetrahydropyridine-2,6-dicarboxylate N-succinyltransferase, giving the protein MTDRTAWGLGLATVTDAGTTLDVWYPEPALGAPPATLDLDDPASVREHAPAGLVACERADAARAVRVTLVATRIDLDAPPAGTADAYLRLHLLSHRLVAPHGQNLDGLFGVLPNVVWTDRGPCAVEGFETTRLRLRAATGTPVTVHGVDKFPRMVDYVLPSGVRIADADRVRLGAHLAPGTTVMHEGFVNFNAGTLGTSMVEGRISAGVVVGDGSDVGGGASIMGTLSGGGREVVSIGQRSLLGANSGLGIPLGDDCVVEAGLYVTAGTKVRLVGFDVDGAVDDGDARVVKARVLAGADNVLFRRNSRTGEVEAVARSGAGVHLNSALHAN
- the dapE gene encoding succinyl-diaminopimelate desuccinylase, which codes for MAAEELLDLSADVVTLTRQVCDVPSVSGDETRLADAVEAALRAHPHLEVLRDGDAVVARTHLGRERRVVVAGHLDTVPLAGNLPTRLEGDVLWGRGTVDMKGGVAVELSLAATLTAPVHDVTWVFYDHEEVDAELNGLGRLVARHPDWLAADFAVLGEPSDGGLEGGCNGTLRVEVRLSGVAAHSARAWVGVNAVHAAGEVLRRLEAYEPATVEVDGLAYREGLNAVRITGGVATNVIPDACVVTVNYRFAPSRTVDEAVAHVRELFAGYDVVVTDAAAGARPGLDAPAAQEFAAAVLAVTGGRPAPKYGWTDVARFSALGVPAVNFGPGDPLLAHKDDERVPVAQIELCHRALRAWLTGAQPEDLPLGTA
- a CDS encoding TIGR00730 family Rossman fold protein codes for the protein MTPDDTSAPAPEYRRGPVLLRRDQIPATTSDQRLLARPSTATWLHDDPWRVMRIQSEFVEGFGALAEVGPAVSVFGSARVQPDDPYYAMAQDVARELVEAGYAVITGGGPGIMEAANKGATEADGLSVGLGIELPFEQGMNPWVDLGVNFRYFFARKTMFVKYSEGFVVLPGGFGTFDELFEALTLVQTHKVTGFPIVLLGADYWTGLLTWLRDTVHPQGMIAAADIDLLQIASSAQEAVEIVVRRGAELRAEEQAAVRAAARDQRAAAAAGDGRSRPARTADGRDDDAPAEALTDGGW
- the folP gene encoding dihydropteroate synthase translates to MTSGPLPGVPAGATPLRLRGRTFGDGHPVVVAVVNRTPDSFYAPARHGAGTVDAAVDRAVEEGADVLDIGGVRAGRGPAVDEAEEIARVVPVVERVRTRHPDLLVSVDTWRSGVARAAADAGADLLNDTWAGHDPALVEVAAERGLGVVCSHTGGAAPRSDPLRVTYPAPAGTDPLDGVVADVVATLTAAAARAVALGVDPASVLVDATLDFGKTTWHSLHLLRRTPQVVAIGHPVLVAVSRKDVVGETLGLPPEERLEGTLAATAVAAWLGARVFRAHDVAATRRAVDMVAAIRAERAPAVALRGLL